The following are encoded together in the Bradyrhizobium sp. CCGUVB1N3 genome:
- a CDS encoding group II intron maturase-specific domain-containing protein codes for MRERIRSWRLPQHAPLPLADIARILNPILQGWWQYYGRFYPTEMWKLFTYFDERLGAWLRRKYKSFKRHRGRSCGD; via the coding sequence ATGCGGGAGCGGATAAGGAGCTGGCGCCTGCCACAGCATGCGCCGCTTCCGTTGGCTGATATAGCCCGAATACTCAATCCGATCCTTCAAGGGTGGTGGCAGTATTATGGGCGTTTCTATCCAACGGAAATGTGGAAGCTGTTCACGTACTTTGATGAACGTCTCGGGGCCTGGCTCCGGCGGAAGTACAAGTCGTTCAAAAGGCACCGGGGACGGAGCTGCGGCGACTGA